The genomic window TGCTTCAGATTTGAGCCCCGCACTGAGCAAGTGCTCCTGTCTGTCCTGCCTTTCCTGTGAAATCTGGAAAATGGGAGGGTGAAAAAAAGACGGTTTATAATTGATGTTTTCCCATGGAACAGCCCCTCCTCCCCGCAACACAGGCTAACCCTCAGGTGGAagaaatcttttaagatttttttgtggGATAACATCAGGAGGGTTTGTCTAGGCGAGCCAATCAAATCCCTCCCCTGCTATAGATCGGTGCTATAATACAAAGCAGTAAAAGCGGTCGCCTCACACAAGCGGCTGCAGCTCGACTAGAGATCCCGTGGCTTTTAATTCCCTCACTACTTTTTTTAACCCTCCTTCGATGTGCCCCGTTATTACCATTTGTCTGACGCGTTCATTTCCGCACCTGCCACAGTAGAGACCAGGCGAAGGCGAAGTAGAGGAGGAGACAAGGACATTGCGAGAGCCGGGAGAGGCAGACGGTAGAGATAGCAGCGGCGACTCGTTTGAGATcttaaaggacaaaaaaaaatgctgctctGGACCAGAATCGTATTGGTCGGTCTCATCTGCTTGTCCTTGGTGTCCTCTGGGATGGGATGCGGACCGGGCAGGGGCTACGGCAGGAGAAAACACCCGAAGAAGCTGACACCTCTTGCGTACAAGCAGTTCATCCCCAACGTGGCGGAGAAGACCCTCGGGGCAAGCGGCAGATACGAAGGCAAGATCACAAGAAACTCCGAGCGATTTAAAGAACTGACTCCCAATTATAACACAGACATCATATTCAAGGATGAGGAGAACACCGGTGCCGACAGGCTAATGACTCAGGTAAGGAGACAGAATAACCTTTTTTCTCCTACTGCCCGTCTCCTAACGCACCATCACTGCGCACTGCAACAACCTCCTTGTCAGACTGATTGCGCACCTTAAGTGAAGTCTGTTTTACCCGCTGCTGAACTCTTCACACTGAGCCTTTTAACTTCACTGTAAAAGCAGATGCGCTTTATGCACCAGCACGGGAGTTTTTCAAAGGCTGCAGGCTTGAAGCTAATGTAGAAATCCAGCGGGAGAAGTGATGTGCAGGCGGACAGTCAGGACACTCGGCCTTCATGATTGTGACAgtgtatttaaaatattaatgtgCCCCTCTCCTCATATCTATATTTGTATCTTTGTGAGGCTCTATTTGTTGTTTCACAGGCGCACACTCATGTCACATTACAATTCGTGGAGGCATCCAGTATTTGTTGCCTATTTACGCCTAACATTGCAGCTTGTTTTAAGCGCCTTTTCTTTATTCCAGCCCTGAATAGAGAGAGATGGGGATGCGCACCGCTTCAAACAGTCGGGCTTATTCAGGCATGGCGTGGCTCATTCAGACATTTTCTCGCACAGGCTGCTGTAATTTAGCCTCTCGCATGGTGTGCAtcagtgcatgaaaacagtgacatgtcTTTGAGAGTGTTCTGAACACTATCAGGACTTCATAAATGGGTGGGACTCGGTCAATTATAGGAGCAAGGCGCACAGGGGGTGATGGTGCCTCACTTGCATGGATgatgacatctttttttttaatactccATCCTCATGTAGGCAGTTAGTTATCAAAGCTCATAGCTCGGTCTGTGCAGATAAGACGAGGCTCACAATACATCGCAGTGATGGAGCCTTGGTTTCTTTCCAGGCTGCAGGATGCCGCGTCTCTTCAGCATGACTTTTAGCACTCAGATGCTGGTGAATTATTAAAAGCGCTTGGGTGATATTGGCTCAGTAATAATAAAATGCCGGTGGTGATGGTGGCGGTGGTGCTGGTGGCGATGAAGCCAAGGCGCGCGCCGGAGTCCCTGAACCCGTGCCTCGCACCATGCATGAGCACGAGCTCCGATGAAATATTCACTGTGCGTGCGGTCTCGGCGTCCCTCTCAGCCCTGCCCACATCTCCTCTGCCATACACCTATAGCTTCTCATACACACAGAGATCATGGAATTACAGGCGCGTGGGGATGCGATGCCCAAACTGGGGTTCAGGGACCCCCCGCGGATCCTCGAGGAGGCTCCAGGGCCACCGGCAAAAATGGGGGATAGTTcgatttcattattttattcatatgTGAGGATACTGGGTAACATGTGTCTGCGAGGCTTTCAATCTGAGTAAAACACCCCACCTGCTGTATAAACAGCTGTGTTTACAGGTCTTTGTAAAATCATACAGAGGAGGCGGGAGTCCCTCAGATAAAATGTGATTATACGGGGCATCTGTGGCTGAAGTTAGTCTATTCAGGGGCCTCAAAATTACATGTTGGGAGCTGCTTTGTGTTTCACAGATTTATAAAAAAGGCTCAGTAGTTATGGCTTCTTTCTGGTTCATCGTCCGCTCTCCATTCAGCATCCAAGCGTTTACAGAAAACACGACAACCGGCTCCAAATGTGACACGTACATGAAAGGGCTTTTTCGGCACCCCTCACTGGGCCTGAAACGCAATTTGAACTTATGACCTTTGGTCAGCGGGCGGCCGCAGTAAGTTAAAACAGGTGAGATTGCTCTTATCGCACATGACATTGTAAAGCCATCAAATTAGGGCATGTACATTTAAAACAAGACTGTAGCTGTTTTGAAGGCTGCTCTGCCAGTGGCATTAAGCGTTATCACATGGGGATTTACGCTGTGCCAACGGGCTTTGCGCTGTTCCACGGCTTTACGCATGAACATTTTTACGCACGGAGTTTTACGCACGAATACAGTGGACTTGTTATGTTGCGTTTTAGAAAATAGATATATCCATACTTGAAACAAGGCGCGTACATGCAGTGGCTCCTTTAGGTGTGTGcaataaatgaattaatcaaTCAGTTCACTGAGGTCCAGCCAAGACTATAATATTTGATACTTGAAGGAGCGCTCCAACAAGCATCTAGTCTCCTCACTATAAAGACACAGATGACTCCCAGGAAAGTTGCCAACAGAGGcgtttaaagacatttacagatAGTGTTTCCAGGAGTCACGGGGCCTGAGATGAACCAACATGATCTAATCCACAAATTATAGCTTCGTGTTCAAGTCATAAAATATtatttgtatcaaaataaatgGAGATTTTCTCTTGTGCTGCAGTGAGAATGTGcagtctttacatttcaacttGTTTCCAGTGAAGTTTGGTTTGTTTCTAGATTTTTTTCTTGAGACAACTTaataaatttaaagaaaatacaGGATTTCGTCTGTTAAATTACGTCATCCACACTGGCAAATGTTACTTTTCACGTTTAAGAAAAGCTCCAATACTCGATTTTTTGCAGCGTAGCTCTGTTAGGAGTCTGCAGTCTCTCCCCACAGTGCAAACGCGTCgggaaaaaaagatgagctGGCGGCTTGTTTGCACTGACAGGTAGCTGATAAGTGTTTCCTCTAACCAAATCATTTGTGAAAAGATTAAGAGGGAGGCTGTTGAACAACTTTACCCCGAGCACAAAGCGCCGGTCTAGGGCGCCCTGCTGGGCTTCACGGTGGCTGAGCAGAATTTGGCTTGATTTGCGGCACACGACctaatgaattaataaataggTTAAGCTTTACGGCTCTTGACTCCGACAATCCCACTCAGAATGTGggagttttttttggggggcccGTTTTTTTATTCAACACATTCTACAAGTGTGATATCCTCATAAAACACCCACTGATATATGTGGAAgacccttttttccttttttgttataCGAGTTTTGGGGTCTATGTGAACATTCCTGctgtagacacacacaagctgtcCATAAAGAGTAAAGGGACACACATAGACGCCTCTCTGTGCGCCCATACCATCCCTGGATATTTCACAAGTCTGTCAGTCAGCAGCCAAAACACCTCGATTTAAGGAGGCATGTCACGTTTCCAAGACTTTGCAGGAGAGGAATAATGAAAGTTTCCCTCCGCGGCTGGACTGAAAAGACTCTTTGTGATGTTTTATTTGACATATTGGTTGAGTGTCGAGAATAGTTGTCTTGGAGAAGGCCAAGCATCTTCATTGAGAGCGCGGAGAGGTTGGGGTGCGACGATTTATTTATAGGAGCGACTCCAGATATTTTAAGGCGGGCCAGCTGCTCCTGAAGATCACCTTCATATCATCTGCATATCAATTATTGatttaaagaaaacagacaaGTTGCAACCAACAAAAGGACTCGCTCATTTCATGGCCTAATACAAACTCATGAATTTATAATGTATGCATGTTGTGTTCAACGCAACACTTTTTGATAGAAAGGGATGCTGTTCCAAGACCATAGACCCATATGTTATAGGCCAGTGAAGCGAATGCGGTGCCTTATCAATATTTCATCGGCAGCTTTCTTATCCGAGATGTGCcctctgacgctgctgctcacTGAGAAATGTAAACTCAGAGATGCAGTTCAGTCCCAGTGTTTCATCTCAGCTGGGAGGAATCAGGGGAGTCAGGTggggatggagaggagaggtGTGGGCGAGGCCTCAGTGAGTTTGTTATCACTCTAATGGGCAGCAGAGATCAAGCAAACAAACCAGATATCTACTAAGACGCGCAATTTCTGTgggaaagagggaaaaaaatgccaTGTGTGCTGTCtaatttttatttctcttaCCAAAAGATGATGTAATTTTGTCAATTTCGAGCACCTGCTCCTCTTGGCACTAGAAACTGTGTCAATATAAGAAAGGCTTTGGTGGCAAATGCTGCTCTAAAATCAGATTTTCCCACATTTTACACCCCTGGCACAGCCTATATATGTGCAAGCTTTGACCCAACAGGTGACTAATTGGTCTTATGTCTCCCCCCTTGCAGAGATGTAAAGACAAGTTGAACTCTCTGGCCATCTCAGTGATGAATCAGTGGCCCGGGGTGAAGCTGCGGGTCACCGAGGGCTGGGACGAAGACGGACACCACTTCGAGGAGTCGCTCCACTACGAGGGCAGAGCCGTGGACATCACCACCTCGGACAGAGACAAGAGCAAATACGGCACTCTGTCCAGGCTGGCGGTGGAAGCCGGATTCGACTGGGTCTACTATGAATCCAAAGCCCACATCCACTGCTCTGTGAAAGCAGGTACGGCTGCGAGATGAGAGCAAATATTGTGTCCAAGGAAAATCTGTCATGCGCACTGTGGTGAGAATAATCACCGGTGCGCGTTTCCCATCAGGCAAGATTGTAATCTAAATGAGCAGGTGCAGCCCTGCTTTATCTTTTAGGAAACTTTCCTTCAGCTGTTTGTGAATGAAACCTGAACTAGATTAGATGTGACGAAAGTGCcaaaagacagaaacaaagaggaTGCTTATCAAGTGTCCAAAAACCTGATATGAGGGTCCAATCAGCTGCAACATTTAGAAGCTCCAAGACAGAAATGTAAGAGTTGAAAtgcaacaaaatgtgttttaagatCTGTTTATTCGTTTCGGTTGCAAAGCTATAAACTGCACGACTATCAATAAAACCAAAATTAGCATTTAGTTACCTTTTGATCACAAGAACGTGCAGTCAGACCTACTAAATCTGCCTCCTATCAGGGTATTAATCATCCATCCTGGCACCTGTTTTTGGCATTTtatatattgtaaatattgaattgcACCTTTTATCtagttttatattttgcaccccTGTTATTTAATCTTTTGCATATTGCACTCTTCATATCTGCACTCTTACAACTTCATGCAGCTGCTGCGCATTAATTACCCtcgggattaataaagttttttttatcttatcttatcattATTTGTCTAATTGGAATGCAGAGTATAGCCTAACCATTAATTCTGCATTATGAAACATATATCTGTAAACGATATGTGGGCAGATCCCAGCCTGTGGCGTTATGAGCATTTCTCATTCAGCTTATTTCTTGATCTTACATCGCCCCACACTGTCTCCTGGTGGGAACCACGACCATAATCTAACAAGACTCCTCTGTGTGAcctagaaaaagaaaatcattttgTTCTCTGGATTTTTTGCACACCGGTGGAGGGCAAAATAAAATGCTTGGAAGTTGTGACGTTTTTAGGTAATTAGGTGGAATTTTGGATAGGGTCATATAATGGAAAAAGCGAGAATAATTCATTGTTTAAGGTGTTTATTCGGATTTTATTTGTCTCAGCTTTTAGatttagtttttaatatttAGGACAAGCTCTATTTTGGCTCATTTTTGGGGCTAAAATAATAGTACAGGCCTCCACTGAGCTAAAGGACACCTATGGCGCGTAgaaaccatttcttcacactgATTGATGAACCGTGGCGCTTTGCCTTTAGCTCAGACTTTATTGATAAATCCCTTACTTATCATTCAACACACACGTTTTGAGATCACAGTATGGGCCAGGCCGACGTGTCATTAGAGGTCATGCGACTTTACCAAAAGGATTTGGCTGAACAATGTTGAATTGGTTGGGGTAAATCTGGTTTTCAGTTGTCACCTTATTTCATGCTGGGGAATCTTAAAAGAAGATTAAAAGCCCCCAAATTCTGAGTAGGAaacccccttttttttcctctgtgtgcAGGACAGTGTGATCCTAGAGACTGGTATGTGAAGAGCTCCACCAAGGCCAAAATTATTGTCATCAAGCCTGACAACAAAGCAGGGAGAGGTGGTAGAAAGAGGGGACATTGATGTTGCACAACAGAAAGCATTTAAGAGTCCGGGCCCTCATTTAAATTCAAATCTACAACTCGAGAGGCTTGGAAAAGTGGCTCCGCTGGGTAAATAGTAGTTGTGAGTCGCCTATTTGTGTGAATTGTCACATAGAGGTTTCTGCACCTGAGTAAATATGGGAAGAGTAGCTGGGAAAGGCGTAAGTGTTCTTTACCGAGAGTAGCTCGATCCACAAGCTGATTTAGAATAACAATGCCTGCTCTTTATTGGGTTTTTTAATTAAGAATAGATGAGCCAAGGCTTTCAGTTTTTCTCGTCTCAGACAACGTGGGCCAAGCCAATACGCATTTGGCTCGGAGGAGCAGACAGGCATCATTATGCAAAATGCATATGGCCCACCATGATGTGTGTAGGCAGGAAAAATACAAACACGAGCAAAAAAAGGAGGTTTTTGAATGGGCTTTTGACTGAGGAGACAGTCCTGAGCTGTATTGTCTCAAAGCAGCtgtgatttattattttgtaaGTCATAAAAGTGTTTAAATACTGGGACATTTTACGCGTCTTGAATgcgtttaaaaatatttttccagggGGGTTTACCACAGTGATAAACATGTAGTGATGGTTTAAAAGCTGCATATTGTATTTTAACAGCACAATCTCTCATTTTAACAGAGAACTCAGTGGCAGCAAAGTCAGGTGGCTGCTTCCCAGGATCCTCCACTGTCATCCTTCAGGATGGTACCAAGAAGGCGGTCAAAGACCTCCAAACCGGCGACAGGGTCCTGGCAGCAGATGACGATGGAAACCCGATTTACACCGACTTCATCATGTTCATAGATCAAGACTCTACAACCAGGAGGCTCTTCTATGTGATCGAAACCGACTCGGGAGAGAAAATCACTCTCACCGCCGCGCACCTCCTCTTCGTCGGCCACAACACCACAGAGGAGGAGCGCATGTCGGCGATCTTCGCCAGTGAAGTCCAGTCCGGACAGACGGTGTTCGTGTTTGACACCGAGCGAAGTCGACTCGAGCCTGTGAGCGTAAAACGGATTTACACGCAAGAGCACGAGGGCTCCTTTGCGCCGGTGACCGTGCAGGGAACCGTCGTGGTGGACCAGGTCCTTGCGTCCTGTTACGCAGTGATCGAAGACCACGACCTGGCGCACTGGGCCCTGGCACCCGTCAGGCTCGCCCACTGGGTGTCCTCGTTGCTTTTCAGTTCCCAGCCTCGAGTCAGTGCAAAGAACGACGGAGTGCACTGGTACTCCAAGATCCTTTATCAATTAGGAACATGGCTCTTGGACAGCCACTCGATCCATCCACTTGGGATGTCAGTATACCCGAGTTGAAAACTCAACCACAGGAGCAGAGTGAGACTTTTAAAATGTAGGACACACGAACTATtcaatagattaaaaaaaataaaataataataataattaaaaaacgaacgaacaaacaaacaagacaaaggcCCCAGCGGAGTTGGGATATTTATTTCAGTGACTTTTCCATGTGTCCCCTTTCAAAGAATGAATGGAGCCTTAAAAAGTTTCTCTTTGAATAATTTATTCTCATGTGAACTCGCTGCTGTCACACAAATGGATTCTGAAACGGTGTGAGCAGCAAATTGTGCATAATCTATTTTTGTATAtctcaaatgcaaaaaaaaagacagaaaaaatgaagaaaaaaatgaaaaagaaaaaatatcgcAAAGAGAAAGAAGACCATGTAGAGAGGAGCTAACTTTGACAGGTTGTAATGTTCATATGTGCATATATGTGCAACTGACTGTTATATTTTGGGGAGAACAAACTTCGCGGGGTTccataaattatatttttatacaCAGAATTGTAAATTAGATTTTGACAGATCGCTACCGAATCACATTTCGTTATTTGAAATAGTGTAAGATATgagaatatattttaatttaaatacagTAGTTGGGAAAGTATTGGAAAAATCTTGTACTGCTTTGGTTTATTAagaattttattattttggaaACTGTTCGTTTAAGTTGTCGGAGAGGGACAGATATTCTGCCTCATGTCTGcattctctgcttttttttgtttgtttttgttgtgtttctatttttctgttttcttctgagaaaaatattaaatgcaGATTCTGACAATTCAGTAACAGTTAAAGTAGTACTGAAACAGTTtcgttaaataaattaataagtaACTCCTGTAAATGtactaaaatgtatttttcttttcatattttgtaATAGGGAAATAGTTTTATAGAAATGACCTGCGGCAGATGCAAAGTTTGGATAGTCTATATAGCCAGACCATACCAGTTAACTTTCATAACAGGGCGATGCGTCAAAAATGTCTAGAGtttattatttatatgtttattacAAAATGAGATAAAGAAAATCTTCAAACTTGGAGTTGTTACATGTGTTTGTCTGAGTGAACTTCACACAAAGAGGAACATTTGAAACATTATGACGGCCCAATTAAGTGTAATCCTGTAATGATATTTTCACtttggtctgtttgtgttttataacAAACAAAGCATTCATTCTGGATGGTTATAATTAACACATAACAATTGTTTTACATGGTAATTCAATGAGCTTAGTCTTCTGGGAGAGCTATGGCAAATCACTTCGCCCTGTTTGCTACCTTTtacaaaatggagaaaatattGCGCTTTGAACTACCTTTTGCATGCTTGCGAAATGTTGAGAGCCCATGTCAAATTTAACGAGGTTTGCCCTCCGCAAATAACTCCTAACTtgcagacaaattaaacagaagTGTGTTTGTTGGCCCTCAATGTGCTTCTCGGTGTCTGCTGGTTGGGGTCAGATTGCTCCATCAGTGACTGACAGTCCGGTCCAGAAGAAGAGACACAGTCATTGTCTAAATCACAGCTTAGTAAAACATTTGTCAGTCTTAACAAGTCGCTATAATCCTCCAGTATTTTCACAGGGACTTATAGTGTGCGTGGATCACTTGATAGTGAGGTTATAGTGATGTATTCTTGTCCTCTTGTGGTGTTAGGTGGCTGCATATATTTCTGAAATTGATTACAGCATCATTTTATCCCAGGAACTGTGTAATTAAGTTGTGTAAGTGCGACACCATGTGGTCAAACGGTGGTAGTGCTGATTGGCAATGCATGAAAATGCTGATATTCCACTGCAGGGAGTTAGAAATACTTTTATATGAAGTATGACACACAGAAAGAAGCAGCAAGTGCTATTTATGAGTTATGTAAATTCATTCAAGGGCAGATGTATGGGGCCACAGAGCAAACTGAAGTGGCCTCAtatttagttttgatgcatcaaacttaataaatgtatttgtaGTGAGAAGCAAAAGTACAAATGAATTCCCAAAACACATGAAACTACAAATGAATGTGAATCTATTATTATTCaatcaaaaccacaaaaatgaTCCTTCGCCCAACTGATCAAGGGTAAAAGGGGCCACTGAACCTGAGTTTCTGAACACTGTAGCAACATGAGCAGGAATTCCATTTCCTTCTCCGAGGTCGCCCACATTGTGTTGTATTGTTGATACTGTGAGGTGGAAACTTTGGGGAGGGACAAAGCGGGCCCATCTCTGCCGGCGCTGTGACCTTGGGTCCCTGACAGATACAAAAGCGTCCGTGCAGGGCAGCATTCCTCAGAGCAGGTAAACAGAGCCTCCTCTAATCCCTCTGGGGGCCCTCAGTCTGCTGGAGCTCAACAACGGCTTTTACAAATGTTGACATTTGCAAACATGAACAGTCTGGCATTCTGGAAAACAAAACTCCCCGTTTCTAAGAGAGTGCTGCAAATGGCAGCGGCCTGTTCCTTTCCAGGCAACATTTACTCCTCTGTGGCAGCAACCAGCAGAGTGCTGAAGATGTAGAGGTGGTAAGTTGGAGGGAAATATATTTTACAGGGATCTGGTCCCACACATCTTCACTAGAGCCTGCTTTCATACTATCGGTAAACAGAGACCTGAACTATGCAAAACTCACCATAGATAGATGGACAAATTGCTAGAAAGATTATCTGGTAGGTAGTTGGACAGAAGTAAAGATGGATAGATCTTCCAAACATgataatacatatttttactcaaagaaaaacaatcagGGCTGCGGGATGGAGTAACAATGTATGACAATTAGAACTCTTCAATCAAATCAATCAGTATGAACTGTTCCTGCTCTCTATGAAGAAGACCAGTTGGAACCTTAAGTGTACATGCTCTCAAATCTCTTAGATTTAAACATCACAATCACAAGACTCaacattttggtattttttaaaaatgatttctcAGATACTGACCTTTAATTTCATGGGAAGATGACATGAAGTCAACAAAAAATACCTTGAGGGGGTTTCCAGATTAATTTTAGTGGTCGCAAGATAATTCATGGGATAGAAAAGGACAACATTGTTCTACGACACAAAATGTTCATCCCTTGCACTACACTGGATAAGGTCCTGAAAAGGTCAAAGTAACAGTCCAGCCAAGAGGTTTTATCACTCTTTGGTTGAACTGTTCACAACTAAAAATACCCTGAACCAGTGACGAGGGGTCCCAAGCAGATACCGGTGCATTTAAAGGGATCACCTCCTGAAAAATTAAGAATCACTGCTTCAGATGATACCCAGTTCGGTCTGACTAAAGGACCTTGGTGGGTTCGACATGAAAGGAAGTAGTTTTGACCTTCTTTGCAGACACTTTCAATTTCACAATAAAGACAAACTCAGTGCCATAACTGTGTTTAtcaaaaagtttatttttctcCAGTTTCTTCTCAATTTTAACACATTCCATCTCTTTAAGAATTATTCACTTTTTTAGAAAACATTTCTTTAGTAAATCACAGTGTACAGCTTaagaacatgaaacatgattGATATCGGAactttccaacacagaacattatgTTTCATCATGTCATACATCAAAttgtgaaaacacacaacaggATGGATTGTCAACAGTTTCAGCCAAAACTCGAGATTGGattttcattcagtcattatTTGGTGCACCGTACTGTTCGGGATGAGGAAACCACtgtagtgtcttttttttttctcaaaatccAACCAAACAATGCATGTCAAGAAGCTGGGATGACCTTTGGTGCAGTGAAAGCCATAAAGCGGCTTTAGAGTTACGTGTCTGCTCTGTGAACCCGGCTGTCGT from Epinephelus lanceolatus isolate andai-2023 chromosome 20, ASM4190304v1, whole genome shotgun sequence includes these protein-coding regions:
- the shha gene encoding sonic hedgehog protein, which translates into the protein MLLWTRIVLVGLICLSLVSSGMGCGPGRGYGRRKHPKKLTPLAYKQFIPNVAEKTLGASGRYEGKITRNSERFKELTPNYNTDIIFKDEENTGADRLMTQRCKDKLNSLAISVMNQWPGVKLRVTEGWDEDGHHFEESLHYEGRAVDITTSDRDKSKYGTLSRLAVEAGFDWVYYESKAHIHCSVKAENSVAAKSGGCFPGSSTVILQDGTKKAVKDLQTGDRVLAADDDGNPIYTDFIMFIDQDSTTRRLFYVIETDSGEKITLTAAHLLFVGHNTTEEERMSAIFASEVQSGQTVFVFDTERSRLEPVSVKRIYTQEHEGSFAPVTVQGTVVVDQVLASCYAVIEDHDLAHWALAPVRLAHWVSSLLFSSQPRVSAKNDGVHWYSKILYQLGTWLLDSHSIHPLGMSVYPS